The following proteins are co-located in the Anas platyrhynchos isolate ZD024472 breed Pekin duck chromosome 1, IASCAAS_PekinDuck_T2T, whole genome shotgun sequence genome:
- the RCBTB1 gene encoding RCC1 and BTB domain-containing protein 1 isoform X6, translating into MKQTNFMRRSNIMVDVGKWPIFTLLSPQEIASIRKACVFGTSANEAIYVTHNDEVFVFGLNCSNCLGTGDNQSTIVPKKLEALCGKKISSLSYGSGPHVLLCTEDGEVYAWGHNGYSQLGNGATNQGITPVQVCTNLLIKRVVEVACGSHHSMALSADGDLYAWGYNNCGQVGSGSTANQPTPRRVSNCLQGKMVVSIACGQTSSMAIVNNGEVYGWGYNGNGQLGLGNNGNQLTPCRVAALHGVCILQIVCGYAHTLALSDEGLLYAWGANTYGQLGTGNKSNQLSPLQIMMEKEREENSERNAFILLDSYNEMVVEIAACHSAHISAARTQSGQVYMWGQCRGQSVVLPHLTHFSCTDDVFACFATPAVMWRLLSVEQEDYLTVAESLRREFDSPETSDLKFRVDGKYIHVHKAVLKIRCEHFRTMFQSYWNEDMKEVIEIDQFSYPVYRAFLEYLYTDCVDLPPEDAIGLLDLATSYCENRLKKLCQHIIKRGITVENAFSLLSAAVRYDAEDLEEFCFKFCVNHLTDVTQTTAFWQMDGPLLKEFIAKASKCGAFRN; encoded by the exons atgaaacaaaC AAACTTCATGAGACGCAGTAACATCATGGTGGATGTGGGAAAGTGGCCGATATTTACTTTACTGTCACCTCAAGAAATAGCATCTATTCGGAAAGCATGTGTATTTGGTACATCAGCCAACGAGGCTATATACGTAACGCACAACGACGAG gtgtttgtttttggacTGAACTGCAGTAATTGCTTGGGAACTGGAGATAATCAGAGCACGATAGTACCAAAGAAATTAGAAGCCTTATGTGGAAAGAAGATTTCCAGTCTCAGTTACGGAAGTGGACCACATGTTCTACTTTGTACTGAAG ATGGTGAAGTATATGCGTGGGGACATAATGGTTACAGCCAGCTTGGGAATGGCGCAACCAACCAGGGCATTACTCCTGTTCAAGTCTGCACAAATCTGTTAATAAAGAGAGTGGTGGAAGTAGCCTGTGGCTCGCATCACTCCATGGCGTTATCCGCTGATGGGGAT CTATATGCTTGGGGCTATAACAACTGTGGTCAAGTTGGATCTGGATCTACAGCAAACCAGCCAACTCCTCGTAGAGTTTCAAACTGTTTACAGGGTAAAATGGTAGTTTCCATCGCTTGTGGTCAGACCTCCTCCATGGCTATAGTAAACAATGGCGAG GTTTATGGCTGGGGTTACAATGGTAATGGTCAGCTAGGTCTTGGAAACAATGGCAACCAGCTAACACCGTGCAGAGTGGCAGCATTACACGGTGTGTGTATACTCCAG ATTGTCTGTGGCTATGCACACACTCTAGCACTATCAGATGAGGGTTTGCTCTATGCCTGGGGAGCTAACACTTACGGGCAGCTGGGAACTGGCAATAAAAGTAACCAGCTAAGTCCACTGCAGATcatgatggaaaaagaaag GGAAGAAAATTCGGAGAGGAACGCTTTCATATTGCTGGATAGCTATAATGAAAT GGTTGTGGAGATCGCAGCCTGCCACTCTGCTCACATTTCGGCTGCCAGAACCCAGAGTGGCCAGGTGTACATGTGGGGCCAGTGCCGCGGCCAGTCTGTGGTCCTTCCCCACCTCACTCACTTTTCCTGCACTGACGATGTGTTTGCTTGCTTTGCTACCCCTGCTGTTATGTGGCGTCTTCTGTCAGTAG AGCAGGAAGACTACTTAACAGTAGCAGAGTCTCTGAGGAGAGAATTTGACAGCCCAGAAACGTCAGACCTGAAGTTCCGTGTTGATGGGAAGTACATCCACGTTCACAAAGCTGTTCTGAAAATCAG GTGCGAACACTTCAGAACCATGTTCCAGTCGTACTGGAATGAGGATATGAAGGAAGTGATAGAAATCGACCAGTTTTCCTACCCTGTGTATCGTGCCTTCCTGGAGTACTTGTACACAGACTGTGTTGACCTTCCGCCTGAAGACGCGATAG GACTTCTGGATTTGGCTACTTCGTACTGTGAAAATAGACTGAAAAAACTGTGTCAACATATTATCAAGAGAGGAATTACTgtggaaaatgctttttcattgctctctgctgctgtcagatACGATGCAGAG gACTTAGAGGAATTCTGCTTTAAATTTTGTGTCAATCATTTGACAGACGTGACACAAACTACAGCATTTTGGCAAATGGATGGTCCCCTGCTAAAGGAATTCATTGCTAAAGCCAGTAAATGTGGAGCCTTTAGGAACTGA
- the RCBTB1 gene encoding RCC1 and BTB domain-containing protein 1 isoform X5, whose amino-acid sequence MLQPADRRNFMRRSNIMVDVGKWPIFTLLSPQEIASIRKACVFGTSANEAIYVTHNDEVFVFGLNCSNCLGTGDNQSTIVPKKLEALCGKKISSLSYGSGPHVLLCTEDGEVYAWGHNGYSQLGNGATNQGITPVQVCTNLLIKRVVEVACGSHHSMALSADGDLYAWGYNNCGQVGSGSTANQPTPRRVSNCLQGKMVVSIACGQTSSMAIVNNGEVYGWGYNGNGQLGLGNNGNQLTPCRVAALHGVCILQIVCGYAHTLALSDEGLLYAWGANTYGQLGTGNKSNQLSPLQIMMEKEREENSERNAFILLDSYNEMVVEIAACHSAHISAARTQSGQVYMWGQCRGQSVVLPHLTHFSCTDDVFACFATPAVMWRLLSVEQEDYLTVAESLRREFDSPETSDLKFRVDGKYIHVHKAVLKIRCEHFRTMFQSYWNEDMKEVIEIDQFSYPVYRAFLEYLYTDCVDLPPEDAIGLLDLATSYCENRLKKLCQHIIKRGITVENAFSLLSAAVRYDAEDLEEFCFKFCVNHLTDVTQTTAFWQMDGPLLKEFIAKASKCGAFRN is encoded by the exons atgctgcagcctgctgaCAGGAG AAACTTCATGAGACGCAGTAACATCATGGTGGATGTGGGAAAGTGGCCGATATTTACTTTACTGTCACCTCAAGAAATAGCATCTATTCGGAAAGCATGTGTATTTGGTACATCAGCCAACGAGGCTATATACGTAACGCACAACGACGAG gtgtttgtttttggacTGAACTGCAGTAATTGCTTGGGAACTGGAGATAATCAGAGCACGATAGTACCAAAGAAATTAGAAGCCTTATGTGGAAAGAAGATTTCCAGTCTCAGTTACGGAAGTGGACCACATGTTCTACTTTGTACTGAAG ATGGTGAAGTATATGCGTGGGGACATAATGGTTACAGCCAGCTTGGGAATGGCGCAACCAACCAGGGCATTACTCCTGTTCAAGTCTGCACAAATCTGTTAATAAAGAGAGTGGTGGAAGTAGCCTGTGGCTCGCATCACTCCATGGCGTTATCCGCTGATGGGGAT CTATATGCTTGGGGCTATAACAACTGTGGTCAAGTTGGATCTGGATCTACAGCAAACCAGCCAACTCCTCGTAGAGTTTCAAACTGTTTACAGGGTAAAATGGTAGTTTCCATCGCTTGTGGTCAGACCTCCTCCATGGCTATAGTAAACAATGGCGAG GTTTATGGCTGGGGTTACAATGGTAATGGTCAGCTAGGTCTTGGAAACAATGGCAACCAGCTAACACCGTGCAGAGTGGCAGCATTACACGGTGTGTGTATACTCCAG ATTGTCTGTGGCTATGCACACACTCTAGCACTATCAGATGAGGGTTTGCTCTATGCCTGGGGAGCTAACACTTACGGGCAGCTGGGAACTGGCAATAAAAGTAACCAGCTAAGTCCACTGCAGATcatgatggaaaaagaaag GGAAGAAAATTCGGAGAGGAACGCTTTCATATTGCTGGATAGCTATAATGAAAT GGTTGTGGAGATCGCAGCCTGCCACTCTGCTCACATTTCGGCTGCCAGAACCCAGAGTGGCCAGGTGTACATGTGGGGCCAGTGCCGCGGCCAGTCTGTGGTCCTTCCCCACCTCACTCACTTTTCCTGCACTGACGATGTGTTTGCTTGCTTTGCTACCCCTGCTGTTATGTGGCGTCTTCTGTCAGTAG AGCAGGAAGACTACTTAACAGTAGCAGAGTCTCTGAGGAGAGAATTTGACAGCCCAGAAACGTCAGACCTGAAGTTCCGTGTTGATGGGAAGTACATCCACGTTCACAAAGCTGTTCTGAAAATCAG GTGCGAACACTTCAGAACCATGTTCCAGTCGTACTGGAATGAGGATATGAAGGAAGTGATAGAAATCGACCAGTTTTCCTACCCTGTGTATCGTGCCTTCCTGGAGTACTTGTACACAGACTGTGTTGACCTTCCGCCTGAAGACGCGATAG GACTTCTGGATTTGGCTACTTCGTACTGTGAAAATAGACTGAAAAAACTGTGTCAACATATTATCAAGAGAGGAATTACTgtggaaaatgctttttcattgctctctgctgctgtcagatACGATGCAGAG gACTTAGAGGAATTCTGCTTTAAATTTTGTGTCAATCATTTGACAGACGTGACACAAACTACAGCATTTTGGCAAATGGATGGTCCCCTGCTAAAGGAATTCATTGCTAAAGCCAGTAAATGTGGAGCCTTTAGGAACTGA
- the RCBTB1 gene encoding RCC1 and BTB domain-containing protein 1 isoform X2 has product MRRSNIMVDVGKWPIFTLLSPQEIASIRKACVFGTSANEAIYVTHNDEVFVFGLNCSNCLGTGDNQSTIVPKKLEALCGKKISSLSYGSGPHVLLCTEDGEVYAWGHNGYSQLGNGATNQGITPVQVCTNLLIKRVVEVACGSHHSMALSADGDLYAWGYNNCGQVGSGSTANQPTPRRVSNCLQGKMVVSIACGQTSSMAIVNNGEVYGWGYNGNGQLGLGNNGNQLTPCRVAALHGVCILQIVCGYAHTLALSDEGLLYAWGANTYGQLGTGNKSNQLSPLQIMMEKERVVEIAACHSAHISAARTQSGQVYMWGQCRGQSVVLPHLTHFSCTDDVFACFATPAVMWRLLSVEQEDYLTVAESLRREFDSPETSDLKFRVDGKYIHVHKAVLKIRCEHFRTMFQSYWNEDMKEVIEIDQFSYPVYRAFLEYLYTDCVDLPPEDAIGLLDLATSYCENRLKKLCQHIIKRGITVENAFSLLSAAVRYDAEDLEEFCFKFCVNHLTDVTQTTAFWQMDGPLLKEFIAKASKCGAFRN; this is encoded by the exons ATGAGACGCAGTAACATCATGGTGGATGTGGGAAAGTGGCCGATATTTACTTTACTGTCACCTCAAGAAATAGCATCTATTCGGAAAGCATGTGTATTTGGTACATCAGCCAACGAGGCTATATACGTAACGCACAACGACGAG gtgtttgtttttggacTGAACTGCAGTAATTGCTTGGGAACTGGAGATAATCAGAGCACGATAGTACCAAAGAAATTAGAAGCCTTATGTGGAAAGAAGATTTCCAGTCTCAGTTACGGAAGTGGACCACATGTTCTACTTTGTACTGAAG ATGGTGAAGTATATGCGTGGGGACATAATGGTTACAGCCAGCTTGGGAATGGCGCAACCAACCAGGGCATTACTCCTGTTCAAGTCTGCACAAATCTGTTAATAAAGAGAGTGGTGGAAGTAGCCTGTGGCTCGCATCACTCCATGGCGTTATCCGCTGATGGGGAT CTATATGCTTGGGGCTATAACAACTGTGGTCAAGTTGGATCTGGATCTACAGCAAACCAGCCAACTCCTCGTAGAGTTTCAAACTGTTTACAGGGTAAAATGGTAGTTTCCATCGCTTGTGGTCAGACCTCCTCCATGGCTATAGTAAACAATGGCGAG GTTTATGGCTGGGGTTACAATGGTAATGGTCAGCTAGGTCTTGGAAACAATGGCAACCAGCTAACACCGTGCAGAGTGGCAGCATTACACGGTGTGTGTATACTCCAG ATTGTCTGTGGCTATGCACACACTCTAGCACTATCAGATGAGGGTTTGCTCTATGCCTGGGGAGCTAACACTTACGGGCAGCTGGGAACTGGCAATAAAAGTAACCAGCTAAGTCCACTGCAGATcatgatggaaaaagaaag GGTTGTGGAGATCGCAGCCTGCCACTCTGCTCACATTTCGGCTGCCAGAACCCAGAGTGGCCAGGTGTACATGTGGGGCCAGTGCCGCGGCCAGTCTGTGGTCCTTCCCCACCTCACTCACTTTTCCTGCACTGACGATGTGTTTGCTTGCTTTGCTACCCCTGCTGTTATGTGGCGTCTTCTGTCAGTAG AGCAGGAAGACTACTTAACAGTAGCAGAGTCTCTGAGGAGAGAATTTGACAGCCCAGAAACGTCAGACCTGAAGTTCCGTGTTGATGGGAAGTACATCCACGTTCACAAAGCTGTTCTGAAAATCAG GTGCGAACACTTCAGAACCATGTTCCAGTCGTACTGGAATGAGGATATGAAGGAAGTGATAGAAATCGACCAGTTTTCCTACCCTGTGTATCGTGCCTTCCTGGAGTACTTGTACACAGACTGTGTTGACCTTCCGCCTGAAGACGCGATAG GACTTCTGGATTTGGCTACTTCGTACTGTGAAAATAGACTGAAAAAACTGTGTCAACATATTATCAAGAGAGGAATTACTgtggaaaatgctttttcattgctctctgctgctgtcagatACGATGCAGAG gACTTAGAGGAATTCTGCTTTAAATTTTGTGTCAATCATTTGACAGACGTGACACAAACTACAGCATTTTGGCAAATGGATGGTCCCCTGCTAAAGGAATTCATTGCTAAAGCCAGTAAATGTGGAGCCTTTAGGAACTGA
- the RCBTB1 gene encoding RCC1 and BTB domain-containing protein 1 isoform X1, whose product MRRSNIMVDVGKWPIFTLLSPQEIASIRKACVFGTSANEAIYVTHNDEVFVFGLNCSNCLGTGDNQSTIVPKKLEALCGKKISSLSYGSGPHVLLCTEDGEVYAWGHNGYSQLGNGATNQGITPVQVCTNLLIKRVVEVACGSHHSMALSADGDLYAWGYNNCGQVGSGSTANQPTPRRVSNCLQGKMVVSIACGQTSSMAIVNNGEVYGWGYNGNGQLGLGNNGNQLTPCRVAALHGVCILQIVCGYAHTLALSDEGLLYAWGANTYGQLGTGNKSNQLSPLQIMMEKEREENSERNAFILLDSYNEMVVEIAACHSAHISAARTQSGQVYMWGQCRGQSVVLPHLTHFSCTDDVFACFATPAVMWRLLSVEQEDYLTVAESLRREFDSPETSDLKFRVDGKYIHVHKAVLKIRCEHFRTMFQSYWNEDMKEVIEIDQFSYPVYRAFLEYLYTDCVDLPPEDAIGLLDLATSYCENRLKKLCQHIIKRGITVENAFSLLSAAVRYDAEDLEEFCFKFCVNHLTDVTQTTAFWQMDGPLLKEFIAKASKCGAFRN is encoded by the exons ATGAGACGCAGTAACATCATGGTGGATGTGGGAAAGTGGCCGATATTTACTTTACTGTCACCTCAAGAAATAGCATCTATTCGGAAAGCATGTGTATTTGGTACATCAGCCAACGAGGCTATATACGTAACGCACAACGACGAG gtgtttgtttttggacTGAACTGCAGTAATTGCTTGGGAACTGGAGATAATCAGAGCACGATAGTACCAAAGAAATTAGAAGCCTTATGTGGAAAGAAGATTTCCAGTCTCAGTTACGGAAGTGGACCACATGTTCTACTTTGTACTGAAG ATGGTGAAGTATATGCGTGGGGACATAATGGTTACAGCCAGCTTGGGAATGGCGCAACCAACCAGGGCATTACTCCTGTTCAAGTCTGCACAAATCTGTTAATAAAGAGAGTGGTGGAAGTAGCCTGTGGCTCGCATCACTCCATGGCGTTATCCGCTGATGGGGAT CTATATGCTTGGGGCTATAACAACTGTGGTCAAGTTGGATCTGGATCTACAGCAAACCAGCCAACTCCTCGTAGAGTTTCAAACTGTTTACAGGGTAAAATGGTAGTTTCCATCGCTTGTGGTCAGACCTCCTCCATGGCTATAGTAAACAATGGCGAG GTTTATGGCTGGGGTTACAATGGTAATGGTCAGCTAGGTCTTGGAAACAATGGCAACCAGCTAACACCGTGCAGAGTGGCAGCATTACACGGTGTGTGTATACTCCAG ATTGTCTGTGGCTATGCACACACTCTAGCACTATCAGATGAGGGTTTGCTCTATGCCTGGGGAGCTAACACTTACGGGCAGCTGGGAACTGGCAATAAAAGTAACCAGCTAAGTCCACTGCAGATcatgatggaaaaagaaag GGAAGAAAATTCGGAGAGGAACGCTTTCATATTGCTGGATAGCTATAATGAAAT GGTTGTGGAGATCGCAGCCTGCCACTCTGCTCACATTTCGGCTGCCAGAACCCAGAGTGGCCAGGTGTACATGTGGGGCCAGTGCCGCGGCCAGTCTGTGGTCCTTCCCCACCTCACTCACTTTTCCTGCACTGACGATGTGTTTGCTTGCTTTGCTACCCCTGCTGTTATGTGGCGTCTTCTGTCAGTAG AGCAGGAAGACTACTTAACAGTAGCAGAGTCTCTGAGGAGAGAATTTGACAGCCCAGAAACGTCAGACCTGAAGTTCCGTGTTGATGGGAAGTACATCCACGTTCACAAAGCTGTTCTGAAAATCAG GTGCGAACACTTCAGAACCATGTTCCAGTCGTACTGGAATGAGGATATGAAGGAAGTGATAGAAATCGACCAGTTTTCCTACCCTGTGTATCGTGCCTTCCTGGAGTACTTGTACACAGACTGTGTTGACCTTCCGCCTGAAGACGCGATAG GACTTCTGGATTTGGCTACTTCGTACTGTGAAAATAGACTGAAAAAACTGTGTCAACATATTATCAAGAGAGGAATTACTgtggaaaatgctttttcattgctctctgctgctgtcagatACGATGCAGAG gACTTAGAGGAATTCTGCTTTAAATTTTGTGTCAATCATTTGACAGACGTGACACAAACTACAGCATTTTGGCAAATGGATGGTCCCCTGCTAAAGGAATTCATTGCTAAAGCCAGTAAATGTGGAGCCTTTAGGAACTGA
- the RCBTB1 gene encoding RCC1 and BTB domain-containing protein 1 isoform X4 — protein sequence MQWGWGSARRRPRSAARCRAAAPVTAPVTAPTALTAPTAAVVASGGGGGAARGLARDAAARNFMRRSNIMVDVGKWPIFTLLSPQEIASIRKACVFGTSANEAIYVTHNDEVFVFGLNCSNCLGTGDNQSTIVPKKLEALCGKKISSLSYGSGPHVLLCTEDGEVYAWGHNGYSQLGNGATNQGITPVQVCTNLLIKRVVEVACGSHHSMALSADGDLYAWGYNNCGQVGSGSTANQPTPRRVSNCLQGKMVVSIACGQTSSMAIVNNGEVYGWGYNGNGQLGLGNNGNQLTPCRVAALHGVCILQIVCGYAHTLALSDEGLLYAWGANTYGQLGTGNKSNQLSPLQIMMEKERVVEIAACHSAHISAARTQSGQVYMWGQCRGQSVVLPHLTHFSCTDDVFACFATPAVMWRLLSVEQEDYLTVAESLRREFDSPETSDLKFRVDGKYIHVHKAVLKIRCEHFRTMFQSYWNEDMKEVIEIDQFSYPVYRAFLEYLYTDCVDLPPEDAIGLLDLATSYCENRLKKLCQHIIKRGITVENAFSLLSAAVRYDAEDLEEFCFKFCVNHLTDVTQTTAFWQMDGPLLKEFIAKASKCGAFRN from the exons atgcagtggggctggggcagcgctcgGCGGCGGCCGCGCTCCGCTGCGCGCTgccgggcggcggcgccggTAACGGCTCCGGTAACGGCCCCAACGGCCCTAACGGCTCCAACGGCCGCGGTTGTGGCGAGCGGAGGAGGCGGAGGGGCCGCGAGGGGGCTGGCGAGGGATGCGGCAGCCCG AAACTTCATGAGACGCAGTAACATCATGGTGGATGTGGGAAAGTGGCCGATATTTACTTTACTGTCACCTCAAGAAATAGCATCTATTCGGAAAGCATGTGTATTTGGTACATCAGCCAACGAGGCTATATACGTAACGCACAACGACGAG gtgtttgtttttggacTGAACTGCAGTAATTGCTTGGGAACTGGAGATAATCAGAGCACGATAGTACCAAAGAAATTAGAAGCCTTATGTGGAAAGAAGATTTCCAGTCTCAGTTACGGAAGTGGACCACATGTTCTACTTTGTACTGAAG ATGGTGAAGTATATGCGTGGGGACATAATGGTTACAGCCAGCTTGGGAATGGCGCAACCAACCAGGGCATTACTCCTGTTCAAGTCTGCACAAATCTGTTAATAAAGAGAGTGGTGGAAGTAGCCTGTGGCTCGCATCACTCCATGGCGTTATCCGCTGATGGGGAT CTATATGCTTGGGGCTATAACAACTGTGGTCAAGTTGGATCTGGATCTACAGCAAACCAGCCAACTCCTCGTAGAGTTTCAAACTGTTTACAGGGTAAAATGGTAGTTTCCATCGCTTGTGGTCAGACCTCCTCCATGGCTATAGTAAACAATGGCGAG GTTTATGGCTGGGGTTACAATGGTAATGGTCAGCTAGGTCTTGGAAACAATGGCAACCAGCTAACACCGTGCAGAGTGGCAGCATTACACGGTGTGTGTATACTCCAG ATTGTCTGTGGCTATGCACACACTCTAGCACTATCAGATGAGGGTTTGCTCTATGCCTGGGGAGCTAACACTTACGGGCAGCTGGGAACTGGCAATAAAAGTAACCAGCTAAGTCCACTGCAGATcatgatggaaaaagaaag GGTTGTGGAGATCGCAGCCTGCCACTCTGCTCACATTTCGGCTGCCAGAACCCAGAGTGGCCAGGTGTACATGTGGGGCCAGTGCCGCGGCCAGTCTGTGGTCCTTCCCCACCTCACTCACTTTTCCTGCACTGACGATGTGTTTGCTTGCTTTGCTACCCCTGCTGTTATGTGGCGTCTTCTGTCAGTAG AGCAGGAAGACTACTTAACAGTAGCAGAGTCTCTGAGGAGAGAATTTGACAGCCCAGAAACGTCAGACCTGAAGTTCCGTGTTGATGGGAAGTACATCCACGTTCACAAAGCTGTTCTGAAAATCAG GTGCGAACACTTCAGAACCATGTTCCAGTCGTACTGGAATGAGGATATGAAGGAAGTGATAGAAATCGACCAGTTTTCCTACCCTGTGTATCGTGCCTTCCTGGAGTACTTGTACACAGACTGTGTTGACCTTCCGCCTGAAGACGCGATAG GACTTCTGGATTTGGCTACTTCGTACTGTGAAAATAGACTGAAAAAACTGTGTCAACATATTATCAAGAGAGGAATTACTgtggaaaatgctttttcattgctctctgctgctgtcagatACGATGCAGAG gACTTAGAGGAATTCTGCTTTAAATTTTGTGTCAATCATTTGACAGACGTGACACAAACTACAGCATTTTGGCAAATGGATGGTCCCCTGCTAAAGGAATTCATTGCTAAAGCCAGTAAATGTGGAGCCTTTAGGAACTGA
- the RCBTB1 gene encoding RCC1 and BTB domain-containing protein 1 isoform X3: protein MQWGWGSARRRPRSAARCRAAAPVTAPVTAPTALTAPTAAVVASGGGGGAARGLARDAAARNFMRRSNIMVDVGKWPIFTLLSPQEIASIRKACVFGTSANEAIYVTHNDEVFVFGLNCSNCLGTGDNQSTIVPKKLEALCGKKISSLSYGSGPHVLLCTEDGEVYAWGHNGYSQLGNGATNQGITPVQVCTNLLIKRVVEVACGSHHSMALSADGDLYAWGYNNCGQVGSGSTANQPTPRRVSNCLQGKMVVSIACGQTSSMAIVNNGEVYGWGYNGNGQLGLGNNGNQLTPCRVAALHGVCILQIVCGYAHTLALSDEGLLYAWGANTYGQLGTGNKSNQLSPLQIMMEKEREENSERNAFILLDSYNEMVVEIAACHSAHISAARTQSGQVYMWGQCRGQSVVLPHLTHFSCTDDVFACFATPAVMWRLLSVEQEDYLTVAESLRREFDSPETSDLKFRVDGKYIHVHKAVLKIRCEHFRTMFQSYWNEDMKEVIEIDQFSYPVYRAFLEYLYTDCVDLPPEDAIGLLDLATSYCENRLKKLCQHIIKRGITVENAFSLLSAAVRYDAEDLEEFCFKFCVNHLTDVTQTTAFWQMDGPLLKEFIAKASKCGAFRN, encoded by the exons atgcagtggggctggggcagcgctcgGCGGCGGCCGCGCTCCGCTGCGCGCTgccgggcggcggcgccggTAACGGCTCCGGTAACGGCCCCAACGGCCCTAACGGCTCCAACGGCCGCGGTTGTGGCGAGCGGAGGAGGCGGAGGGGCCGCGAGGGGGCTGGCGAGGGATGCGGCAGCCCG AAACTTCATGAGACGCAGTAACATCATGGTGGATGTGGGAAAGTGGCCGATATTTACTTTACTGTCACCTCAAGAAATAGCATCTATTCGGAAAGCATGTGTATTTGGTACATCAGCCAACGAGGCTATATACGTAACGCACAACGACGAG gtgtttgtttttggacTGAACTGCAGTAATTGCTTGGGAACTGGAGATAATCAGAGCACGATAGTACCAAAGAAATTAGAAGCCTTATGTGGAAAGAAGATTTCCAGTCTCAGTTACGGAAGTGGACCACATGTTCTACTTTGTACTGAAG ATGGTGAAGTATATGCGTGGGGACATAATGGTTACAGCCAGCTTGGGAATGGCGCAACCAACCAGGGCATTACTCCTGTTCAAGTCTGCACAAATCTGTTAATAAAGAGAGTGGTGGAAGTAGCCTGTGGCTCGCATCACTCCATGGCGTTATCCGCTGATGGGGAT CTATATGCTTGGGGCTATAACAACTGTGGTCAAGTTGGATCTGGATCTACAGCAAACCAGCCAACTCCTCGTAGAGTTTCAAACTGTTTACAGGGTAAAATGGTAGTTTCCATCGCTTGTGGTCAGACCTCCTCCATGGCTATAGTAAACAATGGCGAG GTTTATGGCTGGGGTTACAATGGTAATGGTCAGCTAGGTCTTGGAAACAATGGCAACCAGCTAACACCGTGCAGAGTGGCAGCATTACACGGTGTGTGTATACTCCAG ATTGTCTGTGGCTATGCACACACTCTAGCACTATCAGATGAGGGTTTGCTCTATGCCTGGGGAGCTAACACTTACGGGCAGCTGGGAACTGGCAATAAAAGTAACCAGCTAAGTCCACTGCAGATcatgatggaaaaagaaag GGAAGAAAATTCGGAGAGGAACGCTTTCATATTGCTGGATAGCTATAATGAAAT GGTTGTGGAGATCGCAGCCTGCCACTCTGCTCACATTTCGGCTGCCAGAACCCAGAGTGGCCAGGTGTACATGTGGGGCCAGTGCCGCGGCCAGTCTGTGGTCCTTCCCCACCTCACTCACTTTTCCTGCACTGACGATGTGTTTGCTTGCTTTGCTACCCCTGCTGTTATGTGGCGTCTTCTGTCAGTAG AGCAGGAAGACTACTTAACAGTAGCAGAGTCTCTGAGGAGAGAATTTGACAGCCCAGAAACGTCAGACCTGAAGTTCCGTGTTGATGGGAAGTACATCCACGTTCACAAAGCTGTTCTGAAAATCAG GTGCGAACACTTCAGAACCATGTTCCAGTCGTACTGGAATGAGGATATGAAGGAAGTGATAGAAATCGACCAGTTTTCCTACCCTGTGTATCGTGCCTTCCTGGAGTACTTGTACACAGACTGTGTTGACCTTCCGCCTGAAGACGCGATAG GACTTCTGGATTTGGCTACTTCGTACTGTGAAAATAGACTGAAAAAACTGTGTCAACATATTATCAAGAGAGGAATTACTgtggaaaatgctttttcattgctctctgctgctgtcagatACGATGCAGAG gACTTAGAGGAATTCTGCTTTAAATTTTGTGTCAATCATTTGACAGACGTGACACAAACTACAGCATTTTGGCAAATGGATGGTCCCCTGCTAAAGGAATTCATTGCTAAAGCCAGTAAATGTGGAGCCTTTAGGAACTGA